In Sebaldella termitidis ATCC 33386, one DNA window encodes the following:
- a CDS encoding GNAT family N-acetyltransferase encodes MEKISETERLVIKEVTYEDFDNLSVMLKDLEVMYAWEHSFSDEEVKEWIDNNIKSYREDGTGYFTIIEKESGRFAGQAGLHYSVVQDKRILEIGYIFMKEFWNKGYAYEAAMFFIKQAFHKMEEKEIYALIRPENYRSSGLAEKLGFNKISSFVKRYKEKDMIHDIYILKKDSK; translated from the coding sequence ATGGAAAAAATATCGGAAACAGAAAGATTAGTAATAAAAGAAGTTACTTATGAAGATTTTGATAATCTGTCTGTGATGCTTAAGGATTTGGAAGTCATGTATGCATGGGAGCATTCTTTTTCCGATGAAGAGGTAAAAGAGTGGATAGATAACAATATAAAAAGTTATAGAGAAGACGGAACAGGTTATTTTACTATCATTGAGAAAGAGTCAGGCAGATTTGCAGGGCAGGCTGGTCTGCATTATTCTGTGGTTCAGGATAAAAGAATTTTAGAAATAGGGTATATTTTTATGAAAGAATTCTGGAATAAAGGATATGCATATGAAGCTGCAATGTTTTTTATAAAGCAGGCATTTCACAAGATGGAAGAAAAAGAAATCTATGCTCTGATAAGACCGGAAAATTACAGATCATCAGGACTAGCTGAAAAACTTGGTTTTAATAAAATTTCTTCTTTTGTAAAAAGGTATAAAGAAAAAGATATGATACACGATATTTATATTTTAAAAAAAGATAGTAAATAA